One region of uncultured Methanolobus sp. genomic DNA includes:
- a CDS encoding amino acid kinase, translating to MKLHSLGKNKSFSGNTLEKQGETELRTVVKLGGSLIKHSASIIAHLEERFGDSEQEHSILIVPGGGVFANSIREISKKCSIGDDAAHWMAILSMEQYAYFLMDKTGVSSVEDIHNVPMGVSVLLPYRMLKETDRLPHSWDVTSDTIGAWVAKETGSRFVKVTDVDGVIADDIVQKWMTAVELSRMGTTCIDSSLAGFLMKNIMDCVVVNGMYPERVIDAVIGKNVIGTHIKGNI from the coding sequence ATGAAACTTCACAGCCTGGGAAAGAATAAAAGCTTCAGTGGAAATACTCTTGAAAAACAGGGGGAGACTGAATTGAGGACAGTTGTTAAACTGGGGGGAAGCCTGATTAAACACTCGGCTTCCATTATCGCTCACCTTGAGGAACGTTTCGGCGATAGTGAACAAGAGCATTCAATACTAATAGTCCCGGGTGGCGGTGTGTTTGCCAACTCTATTAGGGAGATCAGTAAAAAATGTTCAATCGGTGATGATGCAGCTCACTGGATGGCAATTCTTTCTATGGAACAATACGCATATTTCCTGATGGACAAGACTGGTGTCAGCTCTGTGGAGGACATACACAATGTTCCCATGGGTGTTTCTGTGCTCCTGCCATACAGGATGTTGAAGGAAACTGACAGGCTCCCGCATTCCTGGGACGTTACTTCTGATACCATAGGAGCATGGGTTGCAAAAGAAACCGGATCGCGTTTTGTGAAAGTAACGGATGTTGACGGAGTGATAGCCGATGATATTGTTCAGAAATGGATGACTGCCGTGGAACTTTCAAGGATGGGGACCACATGCATTGACAGTTCATTGGCAGGATTTCTGATGAAGAATATTATGGATTGTGTTGTGGTTAATGGAATGTATCCAGAAAGGGTCATTGATGCCGTTATCGGAAAAAATGTTATTGGCACTCACATCAAGGGGAATATTTAA
- a CDS encoding zinc finger domain-containing protein: MANKVDNCTTCNKSLVETGYVRFPCPVCGRELGRCASCRQQSNPYKCPKCGFTGA; the protein is encoded by the coding sequence ATGGCAAATAAAGTTGATAATTGTACTACATGCAACAAGAGCCTTGTGGAAACAGGATACGTTCGTTTCCCATGCCCTGTTTGTGGTAGAGAACTTGGAAGATGTGCAAGTTGCAGGCAGCAGAGCAATCCATACAAATGCCCTAAATGCGGCTTTACAGGAGCATAA
- a CDS encoding elongation factor 1-beta, whose protein sequence is MGEVAATMKIMPTGVDVDIEKLKDDVIAVLPEGAEYGTHEIEPVAFGLKAIVMVVIVGDIEGGTEKVEEAFAAVEGVESVTVTDVGRPV, encoded by the coding sequence ATGGGAGAAGTTGCAGCAACAATGAAGATCATGCCTACTGGCGTTGATGTAGACATCGAGAAACTTAAGGACGATGTTATCGCAGTACTTCCTGAAGGCGCAGAATACGGTACTCATGAAATAGAACCTGTTGCATTCGGACTTAAGGCAATCGTCATGGTAGTCATTGTAGGTGACATCGAGGGCGGTACCGAAAAGGTAGAAGAGGCCTTTGCAGCAGTAGAAGGCGTCGAGAGTGTTACAGTAACAGATGTCGGAAGACCTGTCTAA
- the cas2 gene encoding CRISPR-associated endonuclease Cas2 yields MYVIIVYDAGTERLNKIRIFLKQYLNWVQNSVFEGELTKAEYMKVRSRLKELIDDDLDCIFIYHVRDKKYFGFDELGTRKAEIDSII; encoded by the coding sequence ATGTACGTGATTATAGTTTATGATGCGGGGACAGAAAGGCTGAACAAAATACGTATTTTTCTGAAACAATATCTTAACTGGGTGCAGAACAGTGTTTTTGAGGGAGAGCTTACAAAAGCGGAATATATGAAAGTGCGTTCCAGACTCAAGGAACTGATAGACGATGATCTCGATTGCATATTTATTTATCATGTCAGAGATAAAAAGTATTTTGGCTTTGATGAATTAGGTACCAGAAAAGCCGAGATTGATTCAATAATCTGA
- the cas1b gene encoding type I-B CRISPR-associated endonuclease Cas1b, protein MKTDYYILQDGILKRKENTVYFENKEEKRALPVNKIYSIYAYGRLSFSSGVVSYLSKNGIPIHFFNYYGFYEGSMYPRETLISGDLVIQQASHYLDKDNRMLIAGKFIEGACGNILKNLGYYSRNKEDIQEQMNEHIASIESEILRLPESVSIPQMMNVEGRIRNIYYSALDEIFPEEYRIVTRTRRPPGNKMNTLISFGNSLLYTTVLSEIYNTQLNPTISYLHEPFERRFSLALDVSEIFKPIIIDRIILKLVNKNMLDDNCFRGEIGDMLLSEKGKKIFLQEYNDKLGTTIKHKGLKRNVSYKRLIRLELYKLSKHVLDDEEYKPLIMWW, encoded by the coding sequence ATGAAAACAGATTATTATATCCTTCAGGATGGAATCTTAAAGCGAAAAGAAAACACAGTCTATTTTGAAAACAAGGAAGAAAAGCGTGCTTTACCTGTAAACAAAATATATTCTATCTACGCATACGGGAGATTATCATTCTCATCAGGTGTCGTGTCATACCTTTCAAAAAACGGGATCCCAATACACTTCTTCAACTACTACGGTTTCTACGAAGGCAGCATGTACCCCAGGGAGACTTTGATAAGTGGCGACCTCGTGATACAGCAGGCTTCTCATTATCTTGATAAAGATAACCGAATGTTAATCGCAGGGAAATTCATTGAGGGTGCCTGTGGTAATATCCTCAAGAACCTGGGGTACTATTCGAGGAACAAAGAGGACATTCAGGAACAGATGAATGAGCACATAGCTTCAATTGAATCAGAGATACTCCGCCTTCCCGAATCCGTATCCATACCTCAGATGATGAATGTGGAAGGGCGGATACGCAATATCTACTACAGTGCTCTTGATGAAATATTTCCTGAGGAATACCGAATTGTAACACGAACACGCCGTCCCCCGGGAAACAAAATGAATACACTCATAAGTTTTGGTAATTCATTGCTGTACACGACTGTGCTTTCCGAGATATACAACACCCAGCTAAACCCTACCATTTCCTACCTGCACGAGCCTTTTGAACGCCGTTTTTCCCTTGCCCTTGATGTCAGTGAGATCTTCAAACCCATAATAATCGACAGGATTATACTAAAACTTGTGAACAAAAATATGCTGGATGACAACTGCTTCAGAGGCGAGATTGGAGATATGTTGCTGAGTGAAAAAGGCAAAAAGATATTTTTGCAGGAGTACAATGATAAATTGGGTACAACTATCAAACATAAAGGTTTGAAGCGCAATGTGTCATATAAAAGGCTAATTAGGCTGGAACTTTACAAATTATCAAAGCATGTACTTGATGACGAAGAATACAAACCTCTGATTATGTGGTGGTAA
- the cas4 gene encoding CRISPR-associated protein Cas4, with protein MTNSNSPTQNSTSDHSLTPHMKITGVKINYYHICHTKLWLFSHNIALEHEHENVNIGKQLHEERYTRNKKEVTIDNTISIDFVKQHNGIMELHEIKKTKKMEDAHLRQMLYYLYYLRKRGIEARGVMNYPLLNLTKDLELTPDDEKNIEDDIRGIEQIVTGRMPHPKRIRICPKCAYFEFCFCGEGSED; from the coding sequence ATGACAAACTCCAACTCACCCACACAAAATTCAACATCAGACCATTCTCTCACTCCCCACATGAAAATAACCGGTGTGAAAATCAACTACTACCACATCTGCCACACTAAGCTATGGCTTTTCTCCCACAACATCGCTCTTGAGCATGAACATGAGAACGTCAATATCGGCAAACAGCTGCATGAAGAGCGGTACACCAGAAACAAAAAGGAAGTCACAATAGACAACACCATCAGTATTGACTTTGTGAAACAGCACAATGGTATCATGGAGCTTCACGAGATCAAGAAGACAAAAAAGATGGAGGATGCTCACCTGCGTCAGATGTTGTACTACCTCTACTACCTCAGAAAAAGAGGAATTGAGGCCAGAGGTGTTATGAACTATCCGCTGCTGAACCTGACAAAAGATTTAGAACTGACACCGGATGATGAAAAGAACATCGAGGATGACATCAGGGGAATTGAACAGATCGTCACCGGCAGGATGCCGCATCCCAAACGCATACGTATCTGTCCTAAGTGTGCGTATTTTGAGTTCTGCTTCTGCGGGGAAGGGAGTGAGGATTGA